From the Leptotrichia sp. oral taxon 221 genome, one window contains:
- a CDS encoding replication-associated recombination protein A, whose amino-acid sequence MNLFDEVYENKKPLAFRYRPKSLDDFYGQEKLVGKNGILRKIIERGNFMNAIFWGAPGTGKTTLAEIVAEKMNYHYEYLNAIKASVTDIKDISDKAHNRFRTNGQQTLLFLDEIHRFNKLQQDSLLQDLENGNIILIGATTENPYYNLNNALLSRCMAFEFKKLSEKDLLKILKNINEKEKIGISDEILKYISEIIEGDARQAINILELITNVGVDFTLDEVKEVLNTKKSYHKTEDKYNTVSAMIKSIRGSDPDAAIYWMAKMLSGGEDILYIARRLVILASEDIGLANPQALPIAVSGLNAVKEIGMPEARIILSEVAIYLAISPKSNSAYNAINSALSHVENEKIQDVPTHLTKVGKKDYKYPHNYENHYVNQVYMNEKIKFYKFGENKFERAAKEYFKKIKNENI is encoded by the coding sequence ATGAATTTATTTGATGAAGTATATGAAAATAAGAAGCCACTTGCGTTTAGATATCGTCCGAAAAGTTTGGATGATTTTTATGGTCAGGAAAAATTGGTTGGGAAAAATGGAATTTTGAGGAAGATTATTGAGCGTGGAAATTTTATGAATGCGATTTTTTGGGGAGCACCTGGGACGGGGAAGACGACTCTTGCGGAAATTGTTGCTGAAAAAATGAATTATCATTATGAATATTTGAATGCGATAAAGGCGTCTGTGACTGATATAAAGGACATTTCTGATAAGGCACACAACAGATTTCGTACGAACGGACAGCAGACACTTTTGTTTTTGGATGAGATTCATAGATTTAATAAGTTGCAGCAGGATTCACTTTTGCAGGATTTGGAAAATGGGAATATTATTTTAATTGGAGCTACGACTGAAAATCCTTATTATAATTTGAATAATGCGTTGTTATCACGATGTATGGCATTTGAATTTAAAAAATTGAGTGAAAAAGATTTGCTTAAAATTTTGAAAAATATTAATGAAAAAGAGAAAATTGGAATTTCAGATGAGATTTTAAAATATATTTCAGAAATTATTGAAGGAGATGCGAGACAGGCTATAAATATTTTGGAATTGATTACGAATGTTGGGGTGGATTTTACTCTTGATGAAGTGAAGGAAGTGTTGAATACGAAAAAGTCTTATCACAAGACGGAAGACAAGTATAATACGGTTTCTGCGATGATAAAAAGTATTCGTGGGAGTGATCCTGATGCGGCGATTTATTGGATGGCAAAAATGCTTTCTGGCGGCGAAGATATTTTGTATATTGCTAGAAGGCTTGTAATTTTGGCTTCTGAAGATATCGGACTTGCAAATCCACAGGCGTTACCAATTGCGGTGTCTGGACTTAATGCGGTAAAGGAGATTGGAATGCCAGAAGCAAGAATAATTCTTTCGGAAGTTGCAATTTATTTAGCGATTTCTCCAAAGAGTAATTCAGCTTATAATGCGATAAATTCAGCACTTAGTCACGTTGAGAATGAAAAAATTCAAGATGTGCCAACTCATCTTACAAAAGTTGGGAAAAAAGATTATAAATATCCTCATAACTATGAAAATCATTATGTTAATCAGGTTTACATGAATGAAAAAATCAAGTTTTATAAGTTTGGAGAGAATAAGTTTGAGAGAGCGGCTAAGGAGTATTTTAAGAAAATTAAAAATGAAAATATATAA
- the nikA gene encoding nickel ABC transporter substrate-binding protein: MEKMRKSRIKKNRSFKFVVMMIGMLMFVISCGGNVRKNASKDEIVAANFRDIRDLNPHNYAGELYAQNILYEGLVSINKDGSIAPQLAEKWEISKDGKEYTFHLRKNVVFSDGEKFDAKAVKANFDAIMENKDRHGWLESVRLFNGFETPDDYTFKIKLKEPYYPMLIELGSIRPFRFISPKAMKNGKSTKNGVDKYVGTGPYVLKSNKTDEEAVFEVNEKYWGKKPAIKTIRVKVIPEEQTRALALEKGDIDIVFGRDMIDSESFKKFKDKKGFSAIMSEPVATRMMLINTTKGALKDKNVRKALQHVLDKKEISEGIFEGTETPADSILAKTVPYANIDVPVYNYSLDEAKKLLDAAGWVQGADGKRQKDGKPLVITLNYNADSVSEKSISEYFGQQLAKIGVELKTIGEEEQSYRDRMKKGDFDIVFNISWGIPYDPQSFLGGMRKPVYGDFAAQQGLPEKAKIDESILKGLKTTSESERAELFKYVLTTLQDEAVYIPVTYETNRAIFNDRVKDVTFGTSLYEVPYYSMNLK; this comes from the coding sequence ATGGAAAAGATGAGAAAGAGTAGAATTAAAAAAAACAGGAGTTTCAAGTTTGTTGTAATGATGATTGGTATGTTGATGTTTGTGATATCGTGCGGAGGAAATGTTCGAAAAAATGCTAGTAAAGATGAAATTGTAGCAGCTAATTTTCGTGATATTAGAGATTTGAATCCACATAATTATGCAGGTGAGCTTTATGCGCAGAATATTTTGTATGAAGGACTCGTGTCAATTAATAAGGATGGGAGTATAGCACCACAATTGGCTGAAAAATGGGAAATTTCAAAAGATGGAAAAGAGTATACATTTCATCTTAGAAAAAATGTTGTGTTTTCAGATGGAGAAAAGTTTGATGCGAAGGCTGTAAAAGCGAATTTTGATGCAATTATGGAAAATAAAGATAGACACGGATGGCTTGAAAGTGTACGTTTATTTAATGGATTTGAAACACCAGATGATTATACATTTAAAATTAAATTGAAAGAACCTTATTATCCGATGTTGATTGAGCTTGGTTCAATTCGTCCGTTTAGATTTATTTCGCCAAAAGCTATGAAAAATGGTAAGAGTACGAAAAATGGAGTTGACAAGTATGTTGGAACTGGACCATATGTTTTAAAATCGAATAAAACTGATGAAGAAGCAGTTTTTGAGGTAAATGAAAAATATTGGGGGAAAAAACCAGCAATTAAGACAATTCGTGTAAAAGTTATTCCTGAAGAGCAAACAAGAGCATTGGCACTTGAAAAAGGGGATATTGATATAGTATTTGGACGTGATATGATTGATAGTGAATCATTTAAAAAATTTAAAGATAAAAAAGGATTTTCAGCTATAATGTCTGAACCAGTTGCGACTAGAATGATGCTTATAAACACTACTAAAGGTGCTTTAAAGGATAAAAATGTAAGAAAAGCGTTACAACATGTTTTGGATAAGAAAGAAATTTCAGAAGGAATTTTTGAAGGAACAGAGACACCAGCTGATTCAATTCTTGCAAAAACAGTTCCATATGCAAATATTGATGTGCCGGTTTACAATTATTCATTAGATGAAGCGAAAAAATTGTTGGATGCTGCTGGTTGGGTTCAAGGTGCTGATGGGAAAAGACAGAAAGATGGTAAACCATTAGTAATTACATTAAATTATAATGCGGATAGTGTTAGTGAAAAATCAATTTCTGAATATTTTGGACAACAATTAGCTAAAATTGGAGTAGAATTGAAAACTATTGGGGAAGAAGAGCAATCGTATAGAGATAGAATGAAAAAAGGTGATTTTGATATCGTATTTAATATTTCGTGGGGAATTCCATATGATCCGCAATCATTTCTTGGTGGTATGAGAAAACCTGTTTATGGAGATTTTGCAGCACAACAAGGATTGCCAGAAAAAGCGAAAATTGATGAATCAATTTTAAAAGGATTGAAAACTACGAGTGAGTCTGAAAGAGCAGAATTATTTAAATATGTATTGACAACTTTACAAGATGAAGCTGTTTACATTCCAGTAACTTACGAAACAAATAGAGCGATTTTCAATGATAGAGTAAAAGATGTTACATTTGGAACATCATTATACGAAGTTCCTTATTATTCAATGAATTTAAAATAA
- the opp1B gene encoding nickel/cobalt ABC transporter permease, translating into MKKYIIKRILISIPLIIGITFIAFCLINLIPSDPAEVALRVNDITPTQADIQKMRELLGLNRPFFLRYFDWLWKSLHFDFGISYVNTNRKVTDEIARSLPVTLKLAGISLVMIFGMSIPIGVLCAIKKNSFFDKITRVIVFLGTAIPDYWLSLILLSIFALKLNIFPISGVGSISGYILPAFALSMSYISTYIRLIRTNMIETLEKDHIYYAKVRGLSKKSIIFKHALKNSIHSSLNALGMSVVKLVAGTFIIENIFVLPGIGRLCVQAIFGRDYPIIQAYVLIMGVLFVVCNLIVDVVSCYIDPRIAEKEV; encoded by the coding sequence ATGAAAAAATATATAATAAAACGGATTTTAATATCAATTCCTTTAATTATCGGGATTACATTTATTGCATTTTGTTTGATAAATTTAATTCCGTCAGATCCAGCAGAAGTGGCTTTGCGTGTGAATGATATTACTCCGACACAAGCTGATATTCAGAAAATGCGTGAATTACTTGGATTAAATAGACCGTTTTTTTTACGGTATTTTGATTGGCTTTGGAAGAGTTTGCATTTTGATTTTGGAATTTCATATGTGAATACAAATAGAAAAGTTACTGATGAAATTGCTAGAAGTTTACCTGTAACATTAAAATTGGCGGGGATTTCGCTTGTGATGATATTTGGAATGAGTATTCCAATTGGAGTGCTTTGTGCGATTAAGAAAAATAGCTTTTTTGATAAAATAACTAGAGTGATTGTATTTTTAGGAACTGCAATTCCAGATTATTGGTTATCTCTTATACTTTTATCAATTTTTGCATTAAAACTTAATATATTTCCAATTAGCGGAGTTGGTTCGATTTCAGGCTATATTTTACCTGCGTTTGCATTAAGTATGAGCTATATTTCGACGTATATTCGGTTGATTCGGACAAATATGATTGAAACATTGGAGAAAGATCATATTTATTATGCGAAGGTTAGAGGACTTTCAAAAAAATCAATAATTTTTAAACATGCGTTGAAAAATTCTATTCATTCGTCATTGAATGCACTTGGAATGAGTGTTGTAAAATTAGTTGCTGGAACATTTATAATTGAAAATATTTTTGTGTTGCCAGGAATTGGGCGACTTTGTGTACAAGCGATATTTGGGAGAGATTATCCGATAATACAGGCATATGTGCTAATTATGGGAGTTTTGTTTGTCGTGTGTAATTTAATTGTGGATGTTGTGAGTTGTTATATTGATCCAAGAATTGCAGAGAAAGAGGTGTAA
- the opp1C gene encoding nickel/cobalt ABC transporter permease → MKKILKDKVALMCLIILAIIILLGIFAPIISSYNPLEGSLTQKFKSPSLKHLLGTDYLGRDTFTRLIYGVRTTLFLSVATMIPTILIGLIVGLISGYFRGIIDEILMRFCDVMMSFPSQVMILAIIGALGVGIRNVIIANIVVKWMWYARMIRGNVIRQNDKNYILFSKVIGAKTPYILKKHIIPLIMPELIVLITLDMGWMILSISTLSFLGLGVQPPVPEWGAMLSEAKNVISTRPEQMLIPGLAIVITVAAFNLLGDSFKDNQ, encoded by the coding sequence ATGAAAAAAATATTGAAGGATAAAGTGGCGTTAATGTGTTTAATTATACTTGCAATAATTATACTTTTAGGAATTTTTGCACCAATTATTTCAAGTTACAATCCGCTTGAAGGAAGTCTCACTCAAAAATTTAAAAGTCCATCATTAAAACATCTTTTAGGAACAGACTATTTAGGAAGAGATACGTTTACAAGATTAATTTATGGAGTGAGAACAACTTTATTTTTATCAGTTGCGACAATGATTCCAACCATTTTAATAGGATTAATTGTGGGACTTATTTCAGGATATTTTCGAGGAATTATTGATGAAATTCTTATGAGATTTTGTGATGTAATGATGTCATTTCCAAGCCAAGTAATGATTTTAGCTATAATTGGGGCCTTGGGAGTAGGAATAAGAAATGTAATTATTGCGAATATTGTTGTAAAATGGATGTGGTATGCGAGAATGATTCGTGGAAATGTAATTCGTCAAAATGATAAAAATTATATTCTTTTTTCAAAAGTAATTGGAGCGAAGACACCATATATTCTTAAAAAGCACATTATTCCACTTATAATGCCAGAATTAATTGTATTAATTACGTTAGATATGGGTTGGATGATTTTGAGCATTTCAACTTTATCTTTTTTAGGATTGGGAGTGCAGCCACCAGTTCCAGAATGGGGAGCAATGCTTAGTGAGGCTAAAAATGTAATTAGCACAAGACCAGAACAAATGCTAATTCCAGGACTTGCTATTGTAATAACAGTTGCAGCTTTTAATTTATTAGGAGATAGTTTTAAGGATAATCAATAA
- a CDS encoding ABC transporter ATP-binding protein, which translates to MNILEVKNLEVILKKNNKKIIKNISFSIEKNSCVGILGESGSGKSITCKSILNILNDNFNINGEIIFDGKNLINYTEKEMKNIRGKQICMILQNPMTSFDPLFTIQNQMVETFLEHLNISAKDALELAKESLEKMRMKDIDVVLKKYPHELSGGMLQRVMIAIAIALKPKLIIADEPTTAIDSLNQKDIIEEFKILKNEINVSILFVTHDLGVLSYLADKLIVMQNGEIVESGTTAEIINNHSHEHTNFLIETRRALMKKFKEVADWISNEGEN; encoded by the coding sequence ATGAATATACTAGAAGTTAAAAATCTGGAAGTAATTCTAAAAAAAAATAATAAAAAAATTATAAAAAATATTAGTTTCTCGATAGAAAAAAATAGCTGTGTTGGGATTCTTGGAGAAAGTGGAAGTGGTAAAAGTATTACCTGTAAGTCAATTTTAAATATACTGAATGATAATTTTAATATTAATGGAGAAATTATTTTTGATGGGAAAAATTTAATTAATTATACAGAAAAAGAAATGAAAAATATCCGAGGTAAACAAATTTGCATGATTTTACAAAATCCAATGACTTCATTTGATCCACTATTTACAATTCAAAATCAAATGGTTGAAACTTTTTTGGAGCATTTGAATATTTCAGCTAAAGACGCACTAGAGTTGGCGAAGGAATCGTTAGAAAAAATGAGAATGAAGGACATTGATGTTGTTTTGAAAAAATATCCGCATGAATTGAGTGGTGGAATGTTGCAAAGAGTGATGATTGCAATAGCAATTGCATTGAAACCGAAGTTGATAATAGCTGATGAACCGACGACAGCAATAGATTCTCTTAATCAAAAAGATATTATTGAAGAATTTAAAATATTGAAAAATGAAATAAATGTGTCGATTCTATTTGTAACGCATGATTTGGGAGTTTTGTCTTATTTGGCAGATAAATTAATTGTTATGCAAAATGGAGAAATTGTTGAAAGTGGAACGACAGCTGAAATAATAAATAATCACAGTCATGAACATACAAATTTTTTAATTGAAACTCGAAGAGCTTTGATGAAAAAGTTTAAAGAAGTGGCTGATTGGATATCGAATGAAGGTGAGAATTAA
- a CDS encoding ABC transporter ATP-binding protein: MSKEIKNENNILLKVLNIKKSYTQKKFLKKSVKIVLNDVSLSLEQGKCVGIIGESGSGKSTLGRIITGIEKADSGVVEFEGKNIHQKENRNMKNDISVVFQNYVSSVNPRFSVAQIIAEPLIISSQVNRSKIDKNKIDEEVKKLIKIVGLSEEFLERFPHELSGGQLQRVCIARAIVTKPKFILLDEAVSSLDVSTQVEILDLLQKLKKEYNLSYIFITHDLLTITYICDSVIFFKDGKIEEKIDDIRNLKNIKKDYSKKLLEAVIEF; encoded by the coding sequence ATGAGTAAAGAAATAAAAAATGAAAATAACATTTTACTGAAAGTTCTAAATATTAAAAAAAGTTATACGCAGAAAAAATTTCTAAAAAAATCTGTGAAAATAGTATTAAATGATGTTTCACTTTCATTGGAGCAAGGAAAATGTGTTGGAATTATTGGAGAAAGTGGGAGTGGCAAAAGTACGCTTGGAAGGATAATTACTGGGATTGAGAAGGCAGATTCTGGTGTAGTCGAATTTGAAGGGAAAAATATTCACCAAAAAGAAAATAGAAATATGAAAAATGATATTAGTGTTGTTTTTCAAAATTATGTTTCGTCGGTAAATCCTAGATTTTCAGTTGCTCAGATTATTGCTGAACCATTAATAATTAGTTCTCAAGTGAATAGAAGTAAAATTGATAAAAATAAGATAGACGAAGAAGTGAAAAAATTGATAAAAATTGTGGGACTTTCAGAGGAATTTTTGGAAAGGTTTCCACATGAATTGAGTGGTGGGCAACTTCAAAGAGTTTGTATAGCACGGGCAATTGTGACAAAGCCGAAGTTTATTTTGTTGGATGAAGCTGTTAGTTCTCTAGATGTTTCTACACAAGTTGAGATTTTAGATTTATTACAAAAGTTGAAAAAAGAGTATAATTTATCATACATTTTTATAACTCACGATTTATTGACGATAACTTATATTTGTGATAGTGTAATATTTTTTAAAGATGGAAAAATTGAAGAAAAAATTGATGATATACGGAACTTGAAAAATATTAAAAAAGATTATTCGAAAAAATTATTGGAGGCGGTAATAGAATTTTGA
- a CDS encoding MATE family efflux transporter, giving the protein MKKKNINLESYRNWEYLKLALGFTLSTLTTPLLNSVDTAVVGNLPNPVFIGGVTLGGTIFNTIYWLFGFLRVSTSGYSAKAFGEKNKSEEITALIRPAIISVLIGMFFVLFQKVILWGFSNFFDAEKEITKYLEIYFNILIWGAPFVLLNYTFLGWIMGRKEIKKCLILQLLTNVTNIMLDLYFVKVLKMDVAGVAIATLVSQILTTILSILIILRTFSIKEIFSNIDLKKILEKSEIKKVGAVNFNLVIRTLCLLITTNLFLEKAAHSGKIVLAANSILFQIQYLIAYIFDGFANASSVFSGIAIGEKNFSKLKWTLKKSINSSIAISIFLSIVIIIFDESFLMFYTKNIEVIQITNQYKIWIIIFPLVVSFGLVVYGNFTGVMETKYIKKSMLQALIVFLIFYFLATEIYQNHGLWLSFLAFSLSRSVFLMRYVKRFLKKYENLLIVSEHL; this is encoded by the coding sequence ATGAAAAAGAAAAATATAAATTTGGAAAGTTATAGAAATTGGGAGTACTTGAAGTTAGCATTAGGGTTTACGTTATCGACATTGACGACGCCACTGTTAAATTCTGTCGATACTGCAGTTGTAGGGAACTTGCCAAATCCAGTATTTATCGGTGGAGTTACGCTTGGAGGAACGATTTTTAATACGATTTATTGGCTATTTGGATTTTTGCGTGTAAGTACATCAGGATACTCAGCAAAAGCTTTTGGGGAAAAGAATAAGAGTGAAGAAATTACAGCTTTAATCCGTCCTGCGATAATTTCAGTTTTAATCGGAATGTTTTTCGTTCTTTTTCAAAAAGTTATTTTATGGGGATTTTCAAACTTTTTTGATGCTGAAAAAGAAATAACGAAATATCTAGAAATTTATTTCAATATTTTAATATGGGGGGCACCTTTTGTACTACTAAATTACACATTTTTAGGCTGGATAATGGGACGAAAAGAAATCAAAAAGTGCTTAATCTTACAACTTTTAACAAATGTCACAAATATTATGTTAGATTTATATTTTGTAAAAGTTTTAAAAATGGATGTTGCTGGAGTAGCAATTGCAACCTTGGTTTCACAAATATTAACGACTATTTTATCAATATTAATAATTTTGAGAACTTTTTCTATAAAAGAAATTTTTAGTAATATTGATTTAAAGAAAATTTTAGAAAAGTCAGAAATAAAAAAAGTTGGAGCAGTAAATTTTAACTTAGTGATTAGAACACTTTGTCTTTTAATAACAACAAATTTATTTCTTGAAAAAGCGGCACATAGTGGAAAAATAGTACTAGCAGCTAATTCGATATTATTCCAAATTCAATATTTAATTGCATATATTTTTGATGGTTTTGCAAATGCTTCAAGTGTTTTTTCAGGAATAGCGATTGGTGAGAAAAATTTTTCAAAATTAAAGTGGACACTAAAAAAGTCAATAAATTCAAGTATTGCTATTTCTATATTTTTAAGTATTGTAATTATAATATTTGATGAAAGTTTTTTGATGTTTTATACAAAAAATATTGAAGTTATACAAATTACAAATCAATATAAAATTTGGATAATTATTTTTCCGTTAGTTGTGAGTTTTGGATTGGTTGTATACGGTAATTTTACTGGAGTGATGGAAACAAAATATATTAAAAAATCGATGTTACAAGCATTAATTGTATTTTTGATTTTTTATTTTTTAGCAACAGAAATTTATCAAAATCACGGACTGTGGCTATCATTTTTGGCTTTTTCTCTTTCAAGGTCAGTATTTTTAATGAGATATGTAAAAAGATTTCTAAAAAAATATGAAAATTTATTAATTGTGTCAGAACATTTGTAA
- a CDS encoding MliC family protein, giving the protein MKLLKKSMLVLSVMTLVGGMAFAAAPKNRKKAPARKTVAKKVVAKRPAAESYTCGAERITVTYPTTKTAKVVTKAGKVYNLNVAVSGSGARYVSKRGDIEFFKGGKDAIYRGPNNIEKSCTRR; this is encoded by the coding sequence ATGAAACTATTGAAAAAATCTATGTTAGTATTATCTGTAATGACTTTAGTTGGAGGAATGGCTTTCGCTGCAGCACCTAAAAATAGAAAAAAAGCGCCTGCTAGAAAAACAGTTGCTAAAAAAGTTGTTGCAAAAAGACCTGCAGCAGAATCATACACTTGTGGAGCTGAAAGAATAACAGTTACTTATCCAACAACAAAAACTGCAAAAGTAGTAACAAAAGCTGGAAAAGTTTATAACTTAAATGTAGCAGTTTCAGGAAGTGGAGCAAGATATGTTTCTAAACGTGGAGATATAGAATTCTTTAAAGGTGGAAAAGACGCTATCTATAGAGGACCTAATAATATTGAAAAATCTTGCACAAGAAGATAA
- the nikA gene encoding nickel ABC transporter substrate-binding protein, whose product MKNLLKVIFVLFVMGTLFACQSKKEGAAKGKTEKSGKITLAFNQDPVGNLNPHEYLPSQFITQDMVYDGLVSYGENGEIKPMLAESWKISKDGKTYTFNLRKNVKFSDGSKFDAKNVVKNFDTIFSKENKPNHSWFAFTNHLKSYRAVDDYTFEIVLDTPYTATLYDLAMIRPIRFLGDAGFPENGDTSKGIKKPVGTGAWVLKEHKNNEYAVFVRNEYYWGKKPAASEVVIKDIPDSETLALQFESGDIDLIYGNGLISLDRFQSYRQDKKYTTATSDPMSTRMILLNTTSPILKDLKVRQALSYAVDKQSIAKNIFGGVEKPADAIFAPNVPNTNVELKKYNFDIAKAEKMLDEAGWKKGADGIREKDGKKMVLLFPYISSKVTDKNVGEYIQGEWKKIGVQVDLKAMEEKAYWENAITRNYDLMSDFSWGAPWDPHAYLTSMADDSTKGTNPAYAAQLGLPMKAELDKTIKALLVEPNEAKLKEMYKYVLTTLNDQAVYIPITYQALLSVYRTGELEGVKFMPEENRIPVWTTVKVK is encoded by the coding sequence ATGAAAAATTTATTGAAAGTAATTTTTGTTTTATTTGTGATGGGAACTCTTTTTGCTTGTCAGTCTAAAAAAGAAGGAGCGGCAAAAGGAAAAACAGAAAAATCAGGGAAAATTACGTTAGCGTTTAATCAGGATCCCGTAGGAAATTTGAATCCACATGAGTATTTACCAAGTCAATTTATTACGCAAGATATGGTTTATGATGGACTTGTATCTTATGGGGAAAATGGAGAAATTAAGCCAATGTTGGCAGAATCATGGAAAATCTCTAAAGATGGGAAAACTTATACTTTTAATCTTAGAAAAAATGTAAAATTTTCAGATGGATCAAAATTTGATGCAAAAAATGTTGTGAAAAATTTTGATACTATTTTTTCTAAAGAAAATAAGCCTAATCATTCTTGGTTTGCGTTCACGAATCATTTGAAGTCATATAGAGCTGTGGATGATTATACATTTGAAATAGTGTTAGATACGCCGTATACTGCGACATTGTATGATTTGGCGATGATTAGACCTATAAGATTTTTGGGGGATGCTGGATTTCCTGAAAATGGAGATACTTCGAAAGGGATTAAAAAACCTGTAGGAACTGGAGCATGGGTTTTGAAAGAACATAAAAATAATGAATATGCAGTGTTTGTAAGAAATGAATATTATTGGGGGAAAAAACCAGCAGCATCTGAAGTTGTAATTAAGGATATTCCTGATAGTGAAACACTTGCACTTCAATTTGAATCAGGGGATATTGATTTGATTTATGGAAATGGATTGATTAGTTTAGATAGATTCCAATCATATAGACAAGATAAAAAATATACAACAGCAACTTCTGATCCAATGTCTACAAGAATGATACTTTTAAATACTACAAGTCCAATTTTGAAAGATTTAAAAGTTAGACAGGCTTTGAGTTATGCAGTGGATAAACAAAGTATTGCTAAGAATATATTTGGTGGAGTTGAAAAACCTGCAGATGCGATTTTTGCACCAAATGTACCTAATACAAATGTTGAGTTGAAGAAATATAATTTTGATATTGCTAAGGCTGAAAAAATGCTTGATGAGGCTGGATGGAAAAAAGGCGCTGATGGTATAAGAGAAAAAGATGGTAAGAAAATGGTATTGTTATTCCCATATATTAGTTCAAAAGTTACAGATAAAAATGTAGGTGAATATATTCAAGGAGAATGGAAAAAAATCGGTGTTCAAGTTGATTTGAAGGCGATGGAAGAAAAGGCATACTGGGAAAATGCAATTACTAGAAATTATGACCTTATGTCTGATTTTTCGTGGGGAGCACCATGGGATCCGCATGCTTATTTGACTTCAATGGCTGATGATTCAACAAAAGGAACTAATCCAGCTTATGCTGCACAATTAGGATTGCCAATGAAAGCTGAATTGGATAAAACTATTAAAGCGTTGCTAGTGGAACCAAATGAAGCTAAATTAAAAGAAATGTATAAATATGTATTGACTACTTTAAATGATCAAGCTGTATATATTCCAATTACATATCAAGCTTTATTGAGTGTTTATAGAACAGGTGAATTGGAAGGGGTTAAATTTATGCCAGAAGAAAATAGAATACCAGTTTGGACAACTGTAAAAGTAAAATAA
- a CDS encoding ABC transporter permease yields MIKKVMSLISIFFAISVITFFLVKLSPGDPAENYLRASHVSITAETLRETRKNLGLDNPLPVQYFNWLGNLLKGNFGTSYTQKTPVIDLVTEAFVPTFQLGIFSFIILIVVAPFLGILSAIKQNTVSDYIIQLFSYICVSIPTFWLGYILIIFFSVSLRILPVSGRGDWKNLVLPCITLVIPLIAQTTFFIRKNILEEMESSHVENAIIRGVSKKNVIINHLLKNTAIPIITVLSSNIMYLLTGSVIIEEIFAWPGIGKLFATAVRTGDFPLIQILLLFFGIMSIVVNEVTQILVKFMDPRLKIKEKMKKEAKHGGVA; encoded by the coding sequence ATGATAAAAAAAGTAATGTCGTTAATTTCAATTTTTTTTGCAATATCTGTGATAACATTCTTCCTTGTGAAACTATCACCGGGAGATCCTGCTGAAAATTATTTGAGAGCATCCCATGTGAGCATAACGGCTGAAACGTTACGAGAAACTAGAAAGAATCTTGGATTGGATAATCCGTTGCCAGTACAGTATTTTAATTGGCTAGGAAACTTGTTAAAAGGGAATTTTGGAACATCCTATACTCAAAAAACACCTGTTATAGATCTTGTGACAGAAGCCTTTGTACCAACTTTTCAATTAGGAATATTTTCGTTTATAATTTTAATTGTAGTAGCTCCTTTTCTAGGAATTTTAAGTGCAATCAAGCAAAATACAGTTTCTGATTATATTATTCAACTTTTTTCGTATATTTGTGTATCAATTCCGACATTTTGGTTAGGATATATTTTAATCATTTTCTTTTCGGTTTCATTAAGAATTTTGCCTGTTTCAGGACGAGGAGATTGGAAAAATTTAGTTTTACCATGTATAACGTTGGTTATTCCATTAATTGCACAAACAACTTTTTTTATACGAAAAAATATTTTAGAAGAAATGGAAAGTTCTCATGTGGAAAATGCGATTATCCGTGGTGTTTCTAAAAAAAATGTAATTATTAACCATTTGTTAAAAAATACGGCAATTCCAATTATTACTGTTTTGAGTTCGAATATTATGTATTTGTTGACGGGAAGTGTGATAATTGAGGAGATTTTCGCTTGGCCTGGCATTGGGAAATTATTTGCGACTGCGGTTAGGACAGGGGATTTTCCGTTGATTCAAATATTGCTTTTGTTTTTTGGAATTATGTCAATTGTTGTGAATGAAGTTACTCAAATTTTGGTGAAATTTATGGATCCACGATTGAAAATAAAAGAGAAAATGAAGAAAGAAGCAAAACATGGAGGTGTAGCATAA